GATGGTGCCGTCGGTATAGGTTTGCACGTCGGTCACCTGGCCGGCGGGGTCGTAGCTCGTCCAGGGGCCATACCAGTAGAAGCGCGGGGCTTTGCCCTGCCCCGTGACCCATTGCGCGGTGCCGCGCCGCGCCACTTTGCCATCGGGGTGCCAATAGGTTACTTCGCACAGGCCGTCGCGCCCGTACACTTCGGAGCGCTCAAGCGCACCCGTGGGCGCGAAGTAGCGGAACGTGCGCACTGGGCGCCCGTGGCGGTACTGGCCGGTGGTGAAAAGCTGCTTGTTGGCGGCATCGTGGTAGGTGCGCCAGCGGCCCCGGGCCAGGCCGTGGCGGTCCGAGCGGTTGGGGTTCCAGAAGCCGCGCGCCCCGGCGCAGGCATTGAGAATGGCCGCGAGGCCGAACAGCAACAGCAAACGGGAAAGGCGCATGAGGCGAAGGGGTTAGCGACAACTATAAAGTTAGTTGTATTGGCTTTCCCAACGCAACAAATTCAAAATATTGTTCCCACGCCGATTTTTTGAAATGCAGGAATTTGAGCCGTTTCCTATCTTTGGCCGCTCACCTTTTCTGCTTTTGCGCCATGACCTCCCACGACGTTGATTACCGCATCCTCGGCTCCGACATTCAGGTGCTGGAAATTGAGCTCGACCCCAACGAAACCGTCATTGCCGAGGCCGGGGCCATGGTGTACATGGAAGAAGGCATTGCCTTCGAAACCAAAATGGGCGACGGCTCCGAGCCCGACCAGGGCTTCATGGGCAAGCTGTTCTCGGCCGGCACGCGCTTGATTACCGGCGAGTCGCTGTTTCTCACGCACTTCACCCACCGGGGCGGCTATGGCAAAAGCCGGGTAGCCTTTTCGGCCCCCTACCCCGGCACCATCATCCCCGTCAACCTGCGCGACATGCCCGCCGGCCTCATTGTGCAAAAAGACGGCTTCCTGGCCGCGGCGCGGGGCACCAAAATCAGCCTGCACTTCAACCAG
This DNA window, taken from Hymenobacter sp. 5317J-9, encodes the following:
- a CDS encoding TIGR00266 family protein produces the protein MTSHDVDYRILGSDIQVLEIELDPNETVIAEAGAMVYMEEGIAFETKMGDGSEPDQGFMGKLFSAGTRLITGESLFLTHFTHRGGYGKSRVAFSAPYPGTIIPVNLRDMPAGLIVQKDGFLAAARGTKISLHFNQKFGAGLFGGEGFILQKLTGDGKAFVHAGGTIIEKKLNNELLRVDTGCVVAFEPSIDFSVARAGGLKSMIFGGEGLLLATLQGTGRVWLQSMPVKKLIRALAPSGGNAQKESGSVLGGLLGNMLDE